In one Aeromicrobium erythreum genomic region, the following are encoded:
- a CDS encoding cysteine desulfurase, giving the protein MTSYDVEAVRKDFPILERTLAGDHPLVYLDSANTSHKPRQVVEAIEQHYLRHNANVARAMHQLGAEASEAFELGRTKVAGFIGAGRREEVVFTKNASEALNLVARVLGDAGTVGEGDEVVISEMEHHSNIVPWQLLTERTGATLRWFGVTDEGRLDLDDLDTLVTERTKVVSLTWVSNMLGTINPVEKVIARAHEVGALVVIDASQAVPQIPVDVSTLGADFVAFTGHKMVGPTGIGVLWGRYDLLASLPPFLGGGEMIETVTMERSTFAAPPHRFEAGTPPIAQSVGLGAAVDYLTALGMENVAAHEQAITAYALERLQEVDGLAVVGPKEAVQRGGAISFTLDDVHPHDVAQLLDSRGVAVRAGHHCAKPAHQRFGVQSTTRASFYLYTTEAEIDALVDAVRHTQQYFGGR; this is encoded by the coding sequence ATGACCTCCTACGACGTCGAGGCGGTCCGCAAGGACTTCCCCATCCTCGAGCGCACGCTGGCGGGCGACCACCCGCTGGTGTACCTCGACAGCGCCAACACGTCCCACAAGCCGCGCCAGGTGGTCGAGGCGATCGAGCAGCACTACCTGCGGCACAACGCCAACGTGGCGCGGGCGATGCACCAGCTCGGTGCCGAGGCCAGCGAGGCGTTCGAGCTGGGTCGCACCAAGGTGGCCGGCTTCATCGGCGCCGGTCGACGTGAGGAGGTCGTGTTCACCAAGAACGCGTCCGAGGCGCTGAACCTGGTGGCCCGCGTGCTCGGCGACGCCGGCACGGTGGGGGAGGGCGACGAGGTCGTCATCTCCGAGATGGAGCACCACTCCAACATCGTGCCGTGGCAGCTGCTCACGGAGCGCACCGGCGCGACGCTGCGCTGGTTCGGGGTCACCGACGAGGGGCGTCTCGACCTCGACGACCTCGACACGCTGGTCACCGAGCGCACCAAGGTCGTCTCGCTGACGTGGGTCTCGAACATGCTCGGCACGATCAACCCCGTCGAGAAGGTCATCGCTCGGGCCCACGAGGTCGGCGCACTGGTCGTCATCGACGCCTCCCAGGCCGTGCCGCAGATCCCGGTCGACGTCAGCACGCTCGGCGCCGACTTCGTCGCCTTCACGGGTCACAAGATGGTCGGCCCGACGGGCATCGGCGTGCTGTGGGGCCGCTACGACCTGCTCGCGTCGCTGCCCCCGTTCCTGGGTGGCGGCGAGATGATCGAGACCGTGACGATGGAGCGGTCGACGTTCGCCGCGCCGCCGCACCGGTTCGAGGCCGGCACCCCGCCGATCGCGCAGTCCGTGGGGCTCGGCGCCGCGGTCGACTACCTGACGGCGCTCGGCATGGAGAACGTGGCCGCGCACGAGCAGGCGATCACCGCGTACGCGCTGGAGCGCCTCCAGGAGGTCGACGGGCTCGCGGTCGTCGGGCCGAAGGAGGCCGTGCAGCGCGGAGGGGCGATCAGCTTCACGCTCGACGACGTGCACCCGCACGACGTCGCCCAGCTGCTCGACTCCCGCGGCGTGGCGGTCCGCGCGGGACATCACTGCGCCAAGCCGGCCCACCAGCGGTTCGGGGTGCAGTCCACCACGCGCGCGTCGTTCTACCTGTACACGACCGAGGCCGAGATCGACGCGCTCGTCGACGCGGTTCGGCACACCCAGCAGTACTTCGGAGGCCGGTGA
- the sufC gene encoding Fe-S cluster assembly ATPase SufC: protein MSTLEIKNLHVSVNTEDGAKEILRGVDLTVNSGEVHAIMGPNGSGKSTLAYSIAGHPKYTVTDGEVLLDGENILELSVDERARAGLFLAMQYPVEVPGVSVANFLRTAKTAIDGEAPKLRTWVKDVNAALERVTLDPTFAQRSVNEGFSGGEKKRHEIAQLELLNPKFAVLDETDSGLDIDALRVVSEGVNRYTDQGDRGVLLITHYTRILQYIKPDFVHVFVAGRLAESGGRELADQLEAEGYDKYVKAAV, encoded by the coding sequence ATGAGCACCCTCGAGATCAAGAACCTGCACGTCTCGGTGAACACCGAGGACGGCGCGAAGGAGATCCTGCGCGGCGTCGACCTCACGGTCAACAGCGGCGAGGTCCACGCCATCATGGGCCCGAACGGCTCGGGCAAGTCGACCCTCGCGTACTCGATCGCCGGCCACCCCAAGTACACCGTCACCGACGGCGAGGTCCTGCTGGACGGCGAGAACATCCTCGAGCTCAGCGTCGACGAGCGCGCCCGCGCGGGCCTGTTCCTCGCGATGCAGTACCCCGTCGAGGTCCCCGGCGTTTCCGTCGCGAACTTCCTGCGCACCGCCAAGACCGCCATCGACGGCGAGGCCCCCAAGCTGCGCACCTGGGTCAAGGACGTCAACGCCGCCCTCGAGCGCGTCACGCTCGACCCGACGTTCGCGCAGCGCAGCGTCAACGAGGGCTTCTCCGGTGGTGAGAAGAAGCGTCACGAGATCGCCCAGCTCGAGCTGCTGAACCCCAAGTTCGCCGTGCTCGACGAGACCGACTCCGGCCTCGACATCGACGCCCTGCGCGTCGTGTCCGAGGGCGTCAACCGCTACACCGACCAGGGTGACCGCGGCGTCCTGCTGATCACGCACTACACGCGGATCCTGCAGTACATCAAGCCCGACTTCGTGCACGTGTTCGTCGCGGGCAGGCTGGCCGAGTCCGGTGGTCGCGAGCTGGCCGACCAGCTCGAGGCGGAGGGCTACGACAAGTACGTGAAGGCTGCGGTCTGA
- the sufU gene encoding Fe-S cluster assembly sulfur transfer protein SufU yields MADASQVDALYQEIILDHYKQKHGSGLRDPFESEVHHVNPTCGDEVTLRVHLDAGTVSDVSYDAVGCSISQASASVLNDLVVGKPVDDAFATLDAFQALMQGKGEVEPDEDVLEDGIAFAGVAQFPARVKCALLSWMAFKDATSQALSTQEDA; encoded by the coding sequence ATGGCCGACGCATCCCAGGTGGACGCGCTGTACCAGGAGATCATCCTCGACCACTACAAGCAGAAGCACGGCTCGGGCCTGCGCGACCCGTTCGAGTCCGAGGTGCACCACGTCAACCCGACGTGCGGCGACGAGGTGACCCTGCGGGTCCACCTCGACGCCGGCACCGTGTCCGACGTCTCCTACGACGCGGTCGGCTGCTCGATCAGCCAGGCGTCGGCGTCGGTGCTGAACGACCTCGTGGTCGGCAAGCCCGTCGACGACGCCTTCGCGACGCTCGATGCCTTCCAGGCCCTCATGCAGGGCAAGGGCGAGGTCGAGCCCGACGAGGACGTCCTCGAGGACGGCATCGCGTTCGCCGGTGTCGCCCAGTTCCCGGCGCGCGTGAAGTGCGCGCTGCTCTCGTGGATGGCGTTCAAGGACGCCACCAGCCAGGCTCTCAGCACCCAGGAGGACGCATGA